A window of the Diorhabda carinulata isolate Delta chromosome 1, icDioCari1.1, whole genome shotgun sequence genome harbors these coding sequences:
- the LOC130892247 gene encoding uncharacterized protein LOC130892247 isoform X2: MIQKRKVVLLYMHTSKEEFSNIFMNKLRNPEISDILCESFVFMGWDLDNKECHSSLKETLLEVELEHLCTLVDTQTCAVVILQNINERIKVVSCLIEESPDGVEDTFLLCLKNSRDFLIMQRRIEHRDDFSENNDIDAEKFQRIMADMLGDRDYDSFAFNQHLFLKDKIGYALFGQPMEENGYSDNQNEQIDKIFKSILKHNNLYAEHIDQVEISFIYNVMEPLPNEKKSRAKKYPNYNPKVDISPVPIFVLRKCKDSEDPCRIFIDEIGRVYDTWQLYIENNKLPECIMILPKNGRYEVQENRVILENHKSPACNTSKTILKTGDIASTIGGVGSGVLLLGAGVASIPAIPAIAVGATVVGTISGLYSIARSSFHLADRVKHDEDLNFKNSEARGIYFNILAGAFGFVGFGANALVSQLVSRGVNIGKGVGAVVNTVGVVNIGVSGASIINSSYDVCDQWFNRNHKPNLLTIVQLSSSILFFGNAVYNFKSCETMIDESQAQVLQDYQESLRSNRHRQTFNKLMKETIRQNEGNQVKGRAEVIKTICNIPQKDEIFAALTRNNKLMNKKDIKFSASNGEISFNGKIVNINDFSALNKQQAEAFLSNLPTENTISSNQTTNFINNFSLNSLNLPNVEEFAQYSLHLIAAFGTDIQGMLVKTLKDVIGLTIEYFKDLLDELFPNRGAEHHLLNVVMEYFGGKAADYMKNYDLWCQTGSPYYYKEEYVDIPLQKTERYIWIFSMIVKVFCNGDNVSKYDIMDITKYVESWIFRKFYTNQRNEEENSQRAAHSPKRKATKCLKCDGWYFQ; this comes from the exons ATGATTCAGAag AGAAAAGTAGTTTTACTATATATGCACACTTCAAAAgaagaattttccaatatatttatgaataaattaagaaatcCAGAGATATCAGATATACTGTgtgaaagttttgtttttatggGATGGGATTTAGACAACAAAGAATGTCACTCCTCCCTAAAAGAAACCCTATTAGAAGTTGAATTAGAACATTTGTGTACCTTGGTAGACACTCAAACTTGTGCTGTTGTCATTCTGCAAAATATAAATGAACGAATAAAAGTTGTATCCTGTCTTATTGAAGAAAGCCCAGATGGAGTTGAAGATACATTCCTGTTATGCTTGAAGAATAGTCGCGATTTTTTGATTATGCAAAGGAGAATTGAGCACAGAGATGATTTTTCAGAGAATAACGATATAGATGCAGAAAAGTTTCAAAGAATAATGGCTGATATGCTGGGAGATCGAGATTATGATAGTTTTGCTTTTAATcaacatttgtttttgaaagataaGATTGGCTATGCCCTTTTTGGACAACCGATGGAAGAAAATGGTTATTCTGATAATCAGAATGAACAAATTGACAAGATTTTCAAAAGTATCTTGAAACATAACA atttgTATGCTGAACATATAGATCAAGTGGAAATctcttttatatataatgtCATGGAACCACttccaaatgaaaaaaaatcacgaGCCAAGAAATATCCAAATTATAATCCAAAAGTTGACATTAGTCCAGTTCCGATatttgttttaagaaaatgtaAGGATTCTGAAGATCCATGCAGAATATTTATAGATGAAATTGGTAGGGTATATGATACTTGGCAgttgtatattgaaaataacaaactgCCAGAATGCATAATGATCTTGCCAAAGAATGGAAG ATATGAAGTACAAGAAAATAGAGTCATATTGGAGAATCATAAATCTCCTGCATGTAATACAagtaaaacaatattaaaaactgGAGATATTGCAAGTACTATTGGAGGTGTTGGATCTGGAGTACTTTTATTGGGAGCAGGAGTGGCAAGCATACCAGCTATTCCAGCTATAGCTGTCGGTGCAACTGTAGTAGGAACAATATCGGGATTATATAGTATTGCTAGGAGTAGTTTCCATCTTGCAGATCGTGTGAAGCACGATGAA GatctaaattttaaaaattctgaagCTCGAGGTATTTACTTTAATATCCTTGCTGGAGCCTTCGGCTTTGTTGGTTTTGGTGCTAATGCTTTAGTTTCTCAACTAGTTAGTCGAGGGGTCAACATAGGGAAG GGAGTTGGAGCCGTGGTAAATACCGTCGGTGTGGTTAATATTGGAGTCAGTGGTGCTAGTATAATAAATTCAAGTTATGATGTATGTGATCAGTGGTTCAATCGTAACCATAAACCCAACTTATTGACTATCGTGCAGTTGAGCTCATCAATATTATTCTTTGGAAATGCCGTTTACAATTTCAAATCTTGTGAAACTATGATTGATGAATCACAAGCTCAAGTTCTACAAGATTATCAAGAATCATTGAGGAGTAACAGGCACAG aCAAACTTTCAATAAACTGATGAAAGAAACTATTAGACAGAATGAAGGTAACCAAGTGAAAGGTAGAGCAGAAGTAATCAAAACCATATGTAATATTCCCCAGAAAGATGAAATATTTGCCGCTTTGACAAGAAACAATAAGTTGATGAACAAAAAAGATATAAAGTTCTCTGCATCTAATGGAGAAATaagtttcaatggaaaaataGTTAATATTAACGATTTTAGTGCCTTGAATAAGCAACAAGCTGAAGCCTTTTTATCAAACTTACCGACTGAAAACACCATATCTAGTAATCAAACTACAAATttcataaacaatttttctttgaacaGTTTAAATTTGCctaatgttgaagaattcgCACAATACTCTTTGCATCTCATTGCTGCTTTCGGAACAGATATACAGGGTATGTTAGTGAAAACACTCAAAGATGTCATAGGCTTAACTATTGAGTACTTTAAAGATCTCTTGGATGAATTATTTCCTAACAGAGGTGCCGAACATCATCTATTGAACGTAGTTATGGAGTATTTTGGAGGTAAAGCTGCTGACTATATGAAAAATTACGATTTATGGTGTCAAACTGGTAGTCCTTATTACTACAAAGAGGAGTATGTAGACATACCCCTCCAAAAAACCGAAAGATACATTTGGATTTTTTCGATGATCGTGAAAGTATTTTGCAATGGTGATAATGTATCGAAATATGACATAATggatattacaaaatatgtgGAATCTTGGATTTTCCGTaagttttatacaaatcaaAGAAACGAGGAAGAAAACAGTCAGAGAGCAGCACATTCGCCGAAACGAAAAGCTACCAAGTGCCTTAAATGTGATGGATGGTATTTTCAGTGA
- the LOC130891604 gene encoding uncharacterized protein LOC130891604 isoform X1, producing MDICKQYDNENNNMASREKGAREIGTELKKITIDGAQTSGALTCTPEVCRNARQRYAPPDLSGDAPWNQKKTYLFIGTICVFFLWMIVYSIVSTFHLV from the exons ATGGATATTTGTAAACaatatgataatgaaaataacaat atGGCTTCTAGGGAAAAAGGAGCACGAGAGATAGGAActgaactgaaaaaaattacaatagaTGGAGCTCAAACCTCAGGAGCATTGACTTGCACACCCGAAGTCTGTCGAAATGCGCGACAACGTTATGCACCCCCAGATTTGTCCGGCGACGCTCCGTGGAATCAAAAAAAGACTTATCTGTTCATCGGAACAATATGCGTGTTTTTCCTTTGGATGATCGTTTACAGTATTGTCAGTACATTCCATTTAGTGTGA
- the LOC130896533 gene encoding flavin reductase (NADPH), which produces MEKIVIFGSTGMTGLCAVDAALKKGLSVKAFVRDPAKLPEHLRNAVEVVKGDILDYNTVLDGIKDVMGVVVVLGTRNDLSPTTDLSEGLKNIIKAMKELNVEVISVCLSAFLFYEPEKVPPQFHDLNDEHKRMLQVLQASDRKYIACFPPHIADQPPVDYIVKKGASPGGRVISKYDLGRFLVESLNQPEHYGQIVGICNKPS; this is translated from the exons atggaaaaaatagtgatttttgGGTCCACTGGAATGACCGGTCTCTGTGCAGTTGATGCCGCTCTAAAAAAAG GACTCAGTGTTAAAGCTTTTGTCAGAGATCCAGCAAAATTACCTGAACATTTAAGAAACGCAGTAGAAGTAGTAAAAGGGGACATTCTAGATTACAACACCGTGTTGGATGGTATAAAAGATGTAATGGGGGTAGTAGTAGTTTTAGGAACCCGGAATGATTTAAGTCCAACGACCGATTTAAGTGAAggcttgaaaaatataataaaagcaaTGAAAGAATTGAATGTGGAAGTTATTTCAGTTTGTTTATcagcttttttattttatgaaccAGAAAAAGTTCCACCACAATTTCACGACCTTAATGATGAGCATAAGAGAATGTTGCAGGTGCTTCAGGCATCAGATAGAAAGTATATCGCTTGCTTTCCACCACATATAGCAG atcAACCTCCTGTAGACTATATAGTGAAAAAAGGAGCTTCACCAGGAGGACGTGTTATATCCAAATACGATTTGGGAAGATTCTTAGTCGAATCTTTAAACCAACCTGAACATTATGGCCAAATTGTTGGAATATGCAACAAACCTTCATAG
- the LOC130891604 gene encoding uncharacterized protein LOC130891604 isoform X3: MLIITIDLYHMASREKGAREIGTELKKITIDGAQTSGALTCTPEVCRNARQRYAPPDLSGDAPWNQKKTYLFIGTICVFFLWMIVYSIVSTFHLV, translated from the exons ATGCTTATAATAACTATAGATTTATATCAT atGGCTTCTAGGGAAAAAGGAGCACGAGAGATAGGAActgaactgaaaaaaattacaatagaTGGAGCTCAAACCTCAGGAGCATTGACTTGCACACCCGAAGTCTGTCGAAATGCGCGACAACGTTATGCACCCCCAGATTTGTCCGGCGACGCTCCGTGGAATCAAAAAAAGACTTATCTGTTCATCGGAACAATATGCGTGTTTTTCCTTTGGATGATCGTTTACAGTATTGTCAGTACATTCCATTTAGTGTGA
- the LOC130892247 gene encoding uncharacterized protein LOC130892247 isoform X1, which translates to METGVEDHRGNDSEDSIEMKAAKSCFKKISKHIVTAHLKFDLISLKYAKEHFLFCNSAQRKVVLLYMHTSKEEFSNIFMNKLRNPEISDILCESFVFMGWDLDNKECHSSLKETLLEVELEHLCTLVDTQTCAVVILQNINERIKVVSCLIEESPDGVEDTFLLCLKNSRDFLIMQRRIEHRDDFSENNDIDAEKFQRIMADMLGDRDYDSFAFNQHLFLKDKIGYALFGQPMEENGYSDNQNEQIDKIFKSILKHNNLYAEHIDQVEISFIYNVMEPLPNEKKSRAKKYPNYNPKVDISPVPIFVLRKCKDSEDPCRIFIDEIGRVYDTWQLYIENNKLPECIMILPKNGRYEVQENRVILENHKSPACNTSKTILKTGDIASTIGGVGSGVLLLGAGVASIPAIPAIAVGATVVGTISGLYSIARSSFHLADRVKHDEDLNFKNSEARGIYFNILAGAFGFVGFGANALVSQLVSRGVNIGKGVGAVVNTVGVVNIGVSGASIINSSYDVCDQWFNRNHKPNLLTIVQLSSSILFFGNAVYNFKSCETMIDESQAQVLQDYQESLRSNRHRQTFNKLMKETIRQNEGNQVKGRAEVIKTICNIPQKDEIFAALTRNNKLMNKKDIKFSASNGEISFNGKIVNINDFSALNKQQAEAFLSNLPTENTISSNQTTNFINNFSLNSLNLPNVEEFAQYSLHLIAAFGTDIQGMLVKTLKDVIGLTIEYFKDLLDELFPNRGAEHHLLNVVMEYFGGKAADYMKNYDLWCQTGSPYYYKEEYVDIPLQKTERYIWIFSMIVKVFCNGDNVSKYDIMDITKYVESWIFRKFYTNQRNEEENSQRAAHSPKRKATKCLKCDGWYFQ; encoded by the exons ATGGAAACAGGAGTTGAAGATCACCGAGGGAATGATTCAGAag ATTCTATCGAAATGAAAGCTGCAAaaagttgtttcaaaaaaatatctaagcATATCGTAACCGCACATTTAAAGTTTGATTTAATCAGTTTGAAGTATGCCAaagaacattttcttttttgcaATTCTGCTCAG AGAAAAGTAGTTTTACTATATATGCACACTTCAAAAgaagaattttccaatatatttatgaataaattaagaaatcCAGAGATATCAGATATACTGTgtgaaagttttgtttttatggGATGGGATTTAGACAACAAAGAATGTCACTCCTCCCTAAAAGAAACCCTATTAGAAGTTGAATTAGAACATTTGTGTACCTTGGTAGACACTCAAACTTGTGCTGTTGTCATTCTGCAAAATATAAATGAACGAATAAAAGTTGTATCCTGTCTTATTGAAGAAAGCCCAGATGGAGTTGAAGATACATTCCTGTTATGCTTGAAGAATAGTCGCGATTTTTTGATTATGCAAAGGAGAATTGAGCACAGAGATGATTTTTCAGAGAATAACGATATAGATGCAGAAAAGTTTCAAAGAATAATGGCTGATATGCTGGGAGATCGAGATTATGATAGTTTTGCTTTTAATcaacatttgtttttgaaagataaGATTGGCTATGCCCTTTTTGGACAACCGATGGAAGAAAATGGTTATTCTGATAATCAGAATGAACAAATTGACAAGATTTTCAAAAGTATCTTGAAACATAACA atttgTATGCTGAACATATAGATCAAGTGGAAATctcttttatatataatgtCATGGAACCACttccaaatgaaaaaaaatcacgaGCCAAGAAATATCCAAATTATAATCCAAAAGTTGACATTAGTCCAGTTCCGATatttgttttaagaaaatgtaAGGATTCTGAAGATCCATGCAGAATATTTATAGATGAAATTGGTAGGGTATATGATACTTGGCAgttgtatattgaaaataacaaactgCCAGAATGCATAATGATCTTGCCAAAGAATGGAAG ATATGAAGTACAAGAAAATAGAGTCATATTGGAGAATCATAAATCTCCTGCATGTAATACAagtaaaacaatattaaaaactgGAGATATTGCAAGTACTATTGGAGGTGTTGGATCTGGAGTACTTTTATTGGGAGCAGGAGTGGCAAGCATACCAGCTATTCCAGCTATAGCTGTCGGTGCAACTGTAGTAGGAACAATATCGGGATTATATAGTATTGCTAGGAGTAGTTTCCATCTTGCAGATCGTGTGAAGCACGATGAA GatctaaattttaaaaattctgaagCTCGAGGTATTTACTTTAATATCCTTGCTGGAGCCTTCGGCTTTGTTGGTTTTGGTGCTAATGCTTTAGTTTCTCAACTAGTTAGTCGAGGGGTCAACATAGGGAAG GGAGTTGGAGCCGTGGTAAATACCGTCGGTGTGGTTAATATTGGAGTCAGTGGTGCTAGTATAATAAATTCAAGTTATGATGTATGTGATCAGTGGTTCAATCGTAACCATAAACCCAACTTATTGACTATCGTGCAGTTGAGCTCATCAATATTATTCTTTGGAAATGCCGTTTACAATTTCAAATCTTGTGAAACTATGATTGATGAATCACAAGCTCAAGTTCTACAAGATTATCAAGAATCATTGAGGAGTAACAGGCACAG aCAAACTTTCAATAAACTGATGAAAGAAACTATTAGACAGAATGAAGGTAACCAAGTGAAAGGTAGAGCAGAAGTAATCAAAACCATATGTAATATTCCCCAGAAAGATGAAATATTTGCCGCTTTGACAAGAAACAATAAGTTGATGAACAAAAAAGATATAAAGTTCTCTGCATCTAATGGAGAAATaagtttcaatggaaaaataGTTAATATTAACGATTTTAGTGCCTTGAATAAGCAACAAGCTGAAGCCTTTTTATCAAACTTACCGACTGAAAACACCATATCTAGTAATCAAACTACAAATttcataaacaatttttctttgaacaGTTTAAATTTGCctaatgttgaagaattcgCACAATACTCTTTGCATCTCATTGCTGCTTTCGGAACAGATATACAGGGTATGTTAGTGAAAACACTCAAAGATGTCATAGGCTTAACTATTGAGTACTTTAAAGATCTCTTGGATGAATTATTTCCTAACAGAGGTGCCGAACATCATCTATTGAACGTAGTTATGGAGTATTTTGGAGGTAAAGCTGCTGACTATATGAAAAATTACGATTTATGGTGTCAAACTGGTAGTCCTTATTACTACAAAGAGGAGTATGTAGACATACCCCTCCAAAAAACCGAAAGATACATTTGGATTTTTTCGATGATCGTGAAAGTATTTTGCAATGGTGATAATGTATCGAAATATGACATAATggatattacaaaatatgtgGAATCTTGGATTTTCCGTaagttttatacaaatcaaAGAAACGAGGAAGAAAACAGTCAGAGAGCAGCACATTCGCCGAAACGAAAAGCTACCAAGTGCCTTAAATGTGATGGATGGTATTTTCAGTGA
- the LOC130891436 gene encoding zinc finger protein 271 — translation MEKEENVMRTSGIPTEFPNNSSPQPVRLDSHRIELEKDVTCKVDELSENLEFNSFEDSSDLPSFSGTGKSINHINMAEDKTSDIFIKDEFNTDEVDFPGKCVCNVCDMIFDDVNDLALHKLIHVPNETKLENVEYNSFEDSSDSQSVDGAGQSIEQMTENKTTDIFIKDESSAYAANFLEKYICSVCDWIFDNESDLDRHNLIHGHYGKKSKKDSTCNLDKLLAEVEFDGLEVLFDMPTVSGTENSIQKITEDFFINDEFNAADVNFPETYICNVCDMKFNNVSDLDSHNLIHDPYGLKYENNVTWKVDKLPLRVKYDTSDLPSFSGAGQSIQKITEVINAAEDDFSGKYMCKACNARLDNASDLYRHNLVHDPDRKTWKLEELHTKVEFDDSSDLPSFSGAGLSIHTINANKDPTTTNTLKNEEFNADEVNLPEKYVCNVCKVIFDKSSDLDPHSLIHDHYEKKSEKNVTCNLDKLLGKVEFDDSSDLPSFSGAGQSIQTINVSDDDSSEISINEEASCPKKYICNVCNMIFDIPSDLARHKLIHDIDYIYLCETCNRKFADGTSLRNHQKNYCKNGSSISNFCGSNFTVWKCKSCYRVFASKHIANHHLKLCMNVEIANEDPLAIKTNIEKILTKLVIQCEFCNRSYVDTKSLMMHQTKHTTIKNYECIECFLIFDCYSDATKHWMEKCTEHVNSFLVPKVIYCEHCDRVFGSHQLLYEHKRKTKHYTSKLFEPEIDIDQIMMRDDFIIESAVLNSIKLLDEALSRIDYGEAGEVKEHFDERNAENCRYQCENCVEMFSHANGLDEHRRKGHSSNLNPVANDELCSQQFFRNSNLVAHKRIHTGERPFPCEVCGKEFRQKGVRDRHLKTQHFF, via the exons ATGGAAAAGGAAGAAAATGTAATGCGAACTTCAGGAATTCCCACAGAATTTCCAAACAACTCTTCTCCACAACCCGTGAGATTGGATTCTCACAGAATAGAACTTGAAAAGGATGTAACTTGTAAAGTAGACGAATTGTCAGAAAATTTAGAATTCAATTCATTTGAGGATTCATCAGATTTACCGTCGTTTAGTGGAACGGGTAAGTCCATTAATCATATTAATATGGCTGAAGACAAaacttctgatatctttataaAGGATGAATTTAACACCGATGAAGTTGATTTCCCCGGAAAATGTGTTTGTAATGTGTGCGATATGATATTTGACGATGTAAATGATTTAGCCCTTCACAAACTAATCCACGTTCCTAACGAGACGAAGCTCGAAAACGTAGAATATAATTCGTTCGAAGATTCATCGGATTCACAGTCGGTTGATGGAGCAGGTCAATCTATTGAGCAAATGACTGAAAACAAAACTACCGATATCTTCATAAAGGACGAATCGAGCGCTTATGCAGctaattttctcgaaaaatatATCTGTAGCGTGTGTGATTGGATATTTGACAATGAAAGCGATTTAGATCGTCACAATTTAATCCACGGCCATTAcggaaaaaaaagtaaaaaggaTTCAACCTGTAACTTGGATAAATTGCTTGCGGAAGTAGAATTCGATGGGCTTGAAGTTTTATTCGATATGCCGACGGTTAGTGGAACGGAGAATTCCATTCAGAAAATAACTGAAGATTTCTTCATAAACGATGAGTTTAACGCTGCCGATGTTAATTTTCCCGAAACATATATTTGTAACGTGTGCGATATGAAATTTAACAATGTAAGTGATTTAGACAGTCACAATTTGATCCACGATCCTTACGGACTAAagtatgaaaataatgtaacttGGAAAGTAGACAAATTGCCACTAAGAGTGAAATATGATACATCAGATTTGCCATCGTTTAGTGGAGCCGGTCAGTCCATTCAGAAAATTACTGAAGTTATTAACGCCGCTGAAGATGATTTTTCCGGAAAATATATGTGTAAAGCGTGTAATGCAAGACTCGATAATGCAAGTGATTTATACCGTCACAATTTAGTCCACGATCCGGATAGGAAAACTTGGAAATTGGAGGAATTGCATACGAAAGTAGAATTTGACGATTCATCAGATTTACCATCGTTTAGTGGAGCGGGTCTGTCTATTCATACAATTAATGCGAATAAAGACCCAACTACTACCAATACcttgaaaaatgaagaatttaacgCGGATGAAGTTAATTTACCTGAAAAATATGTCTGCAACGTGTGCAAGGTAATATTTGACAAATCAAGTGATTTAGACCCTCATAGTTTAATCCACGATcattacgaaaaaaaaagtgaaaagaatGTAACCTGTAACTTGGATAAATTGCTTGGGAAAGTAGAATTTGATGATTCATCAGATTTGCCATCATTTAGTGGAGCGGGTCAGTCAATTCAGACAATTAATGTGAGTGATGACGACAGTTCGGAAATCTCTATAAATGAGGAAGCTAGTTGTCCCAAAAAATATATCTGTAACGTGTGCAATATGATATTTGATATCCCAAGTGATTTAGCCCGTCACAAATTAATTCACGATATTGACTACATATATTTGTGTGAAACTTGCAACCGAAAATTTGCAGATGGAACAAGCCTAAGAaatcaccaaaaaaattattgtaagaaCGGTAGCTCTATCTCTAATTTTTGCGGTAGCAACTTTACCGTTTGGAAATGTAAAAGTTGTTATAGAGTGTTTGCTTCTAAACACATCGCAAATCATCACTTGAAATTGTGCATGAATGTAGAAATAGCAAATGAAGATCCTTTGgctataaaaacaaacatcgagAAGATACTAACAAAGCTGGTCATACAATGCGAATTCTGCAATAGATCGTACGTTGATACAAAATCATTGATGATGCACCAAACAAAACACACAACGATCAAAAATTACGAATGTATCGagtgttttctaatttttgattgttattcCGATGCTACTAAACATTGGATGGAAAAATGTACAGAGCATGTGAACTCTTTCCTTGTACCTAAAGTAATATACTGCGAACATTGCGATAGAGTATTCGGTTCACACCAACTTCTCTATGAGCATAAAAGGAAAACAAAGCACTATACTTCCAAGCTCTTCGAACCGGAGATCGATATTGATCAAATAATGATGAGAGACgattttataattgaaagtgCAGTCCTAAACTCAATAAAACTATTGGATGAAGCACTAAGTAGAATTGACTACGGAGAAGCTGGTGAGGTCAAAGAACATTTTGATGAACGCAACGCTGAAAACTGTAGATATCAATGTGAGAACTGCGTTGAAATGTTTTCACATGCTAACGGACTTGATGAACACAGAAGGAAAGGTCATTCTTCGAATTTGAATCCTGTTGCAAATGATGAg TTGTGCTCACAACAATTCTTCAGAAACTCTAATCTTGTGGCTCATAAAAGAATCCATACTGGGGAACGTCCTTTTCCTTGTGAAGTTTGTGGAAAAGAATTTCGTCAGAAGGGAGTTCGAGACAGACATCTCAAGACCCAGCATTTCTTTTAG